The Apostichopus japonicus isolate 1M-3 chromosome 12, ASM3797524v1, whole genome shotgun sequence sequence TacttatacatacatacatatatagggTAGTATATTTCAAAGACAATTTTGTGATGATCCCAGATTTGCCCAATGCATCAAGCCCAGGAACACACTAACTATGGGGGAATGTAAAGTTTTAAATCTGCAGACCATTCCACATTTAAGCACATTTGTGCAAAGCAACCTATTTATGGGTGTATTCAAAAGCCTATTGAATATCTTTGTCAGCaggaatgaaaacattttattgtTCTTTGCTGCTGTTCATTTATTACATTCACAGGAAGATTTTTAATCAAGTATTACAGTAACAAAAGCAAATTCCATGCACTCAAAACTTTCTTTTCAGAAACAATGCTTAGCCAGCCTccttataaatatgcatgatatcaattgtaACACACATCAGCATGTGTAGGCTATCTACTAATATCACCAAActaattttgaagaaatttaaagTTATAGGTTGCAAAGTTATTGCATCAAGATATTGAAGCTTGACCCAGGGAACTCATTACTAATCATGATATGATCACCATAATCAATCTGGGTTCATCTATTTACTATGGGTCACCCCCTCCACTTATGCGCATCACCCTGAAAGCACAGGTTCCTTTGCCAATTTGTACCTCAGTGGGAATGAAATGACTACTCCAGTCCACACTACAATACTAATGTTACATCAATGGTGCCCATCAACATCCTCACCAGTGTAACTTTTGGATACAAAGCAATTTGTGGATAACACACTGGGCACAAATCTTTATAGAAATATTCCCCATAAAAACTTCTCTCTTTACTAGTTTAACCTTAACAAATTAGTATGGATTCAGATAGGTTCCTGTCAACAGTTATTagccctacccccccccccccaaatgaaatttgaaggcCTAGTTCAACAacttattataatatttcactGAGCAGCACTACAACATTACCTTTGAATAAATTCGGCAGTAGCTGATGCGTTAAAAGGGTATTCAAGGTTGAATACATAAAACGCACAGAACCACACACACAGAGCATCTATCGGGTTGTTTACAGTTGTGATGAACTGCCCGTCTACAGCAATTTGGAACCTTGTTGCTTCCCATGGTTCTCCTGAAATGGAAGAAAAGCAATGACACTATGTAGCCATATTTGATcatgaagaaaaacaattgtCTTAATTGACCACTTTTCTCTATTATGTTTTTTATATGACTTAACTACAGTATACAGCacattttacatataaaaaatatctaCAGTACCAGGAGGGGCTCCAAATAATTTTTGGGCTGCTTTACTGATGACGGGGGCCCTTTTTGGTTTTGCGAGGGCTGTTTCTCCTGTATAAATTGTAGCAACAATTTGATTACACTTTACAACATTTTATCAgtaaaatttattgtttgtccgGTATATCTGGGTCCCCGGGTACttttaggcagatttcccattgacttagtgtggtgttaggctaccatgttgTCACGGATAACAGCAATAACCAAGGTACCTATCCTGAGCGAcatacccggttcctaatttattacccaaatcctacgcaaagtgtgatttaaaaaacaaaaaaaacaattgcaaaccaatggttaggcagatttcccattgacttagtgtggtgttaggctactatgtggaagaaaatattatttattcattcgtttatttcatagaagagaaggctgacaaggaatttatGAGATGTTTCTGGATTAAAGaggggataactaaaaaataacaactgcaagtggctttttactaattattttattccaaatgcgatcaaattgcgcgaatcgcgcggctaatgcgaaccctggccctgcataatagataaaagtaataacaactgtttaagagctaaattaaatatttatatggtctgatccaatagacgtggagagcaagcataagcagcagGAACAGTGTGATGTTACTGTAGTAGTAATGTTTATTacatgaagttattaacaagttaatgaaagaaaaaaaacaaatagaaattattgaggaaggttttataccttataaATCTTACAcatacgtatttgaacatgaaaacattgtcagtagagcaTATAATTCATTTGTTATgacatccaatatgtaatttcttgaaaatcttGAAACACgaggtaaaacatttttttccaggTACCCTGACACCCACCTAGctgggagaaaaaaaatacaaaatacactGGTGTGCGAAAATGATCACGCAAGGAACCGATATTTTTTCAGCTAGCTAGATGGTGTCTGAGCATACGTACAAACCAAGCTGCTATATTATAACAAAAGGATCTGCAGTCAGAGTGTTtttcagtgatttttttcagTCTTGTGTCATCTTCTAAATGTGCGGCGCCCGTTGACTGTACTGAGCAGTACATGTGGAGTGCGATTTTAGCAGTATTTGCATTCTTTTTTTGCccttgtgatttcttttctgggACGATTTTTCAACTTCCTAGGGCGAATCCCCCTTCGCCCCGTCTATTTTGAGCCTTGGCACCGACTACCAGGACACTGGTAAAAATACCCAAAATATGATGTTTACCCCCTTTGCAATAATGTCACTTACCAGCTGTAACAACACACGGGGTGCCAGGTAAAGCAAGTTCCCCAGAAGCTTGAGATCCAGGTTtcttaaattgaaataaaagtaGTTATTGAAACTTCTgctcactatatatatatataatggctTCAAGGGTAAAAGAAGGACCAGTTGTACAGTGTAGACAACATTTTAGGTTTGATTAACTCTCCTTTGACTTTATGCAACACCAACTTGCTCTTTGACCCCTACATATGATAAACACCAGGGGCCACATGAAGATATTTTAAGTACTGCTGTATTGTTACAGATGTGCAGTATATACTCTGTGgttataaacttgttttctGTTCAGATTGTGAGTGAACAgagtccaagtttcatgaaaggTTAAAGGTGGGTTACATATGATTGTGCAACATGAGGTCAAATGGCAATTCGAAATATTAGGAGCCATTCTGCAACTTTGAAGCCCAAAAGGCTAATTCACTCATATATAGATGGAATTTTCTTTAATCTACTGGGAGAGGATAGTTGATTGCCCTACAGTAGACAAGCAAAAATGAGATCATGACAGTGGCACATTTTCAGGGAAAGTAAAAAAGCACAATTTCTGTCTCAGTTCACAGTTCGATAACTACTGAAGAATATGCAACTTACTTTGACAAAAATTGCTGCTGTGTCATCATCAAAGTATCTGCATAGCAGAATCAAGGAACCAATAATCTTTGGCAAGCTGTCACCATTACTTTCCATCACATCCTTGATAGAATGCAGGGTCTGCCTTAATCTCTGAGTAGTAGATGCCTGCTGCTCCAAGAACCTATAGAGAGTTGGTATCTTCTTTTTCGCTGACTCCTCCACTTTCTCCTTCAAGTTTACTCCAGTTAATGTACTGAAATGATCGAGCAGGTAGGCCTCCTCAAAGAGATATGGCCACTTTTCCATGAGCTCAACAAGGACACAGTCTTTACTGTTTATCATGTTTCGTTGGCTGGTATAGGTCAGATTCATTAGTTCTTTGATATTAGCACCCTGCTGACCAGATTTGTGGAGTGTTTGCAATTCCTCCATTTTTTGCTGTTGTGTTTTTTCAGTTTCCCCAGCCGGAAAAGTATCCGGTTGCCAACTGATGCAGCCATAGCTGtcagtttttctctttttgggGGGAGTACTATCATTACTCTGAGACGCTCTCTTGAAAGGATGGCTACCTGGCAGTCGTGACAAGTTATCTGCCCTATTAACTAATTGAGCCAACAAACTATCGTAGCCAGATCCAACATCATCTTTAAATGACTCAGGGTGCTCTGCAACTATTTTTTGAGCCAGCATCCTTAACTGCTTTTTTCGAGGTAGAGAAGAAGGTCCTTTGTGAAAATGATCAATTATAATTCTAATCATTTCTTTTCGCAGTCTAGGTGTTGGTCGTTTTTTTCTGGTCAGTGATTCCGTCAATTGTTGTGGCATTTTATGCCAGGGTATGTCCCAAGTTTGATTCCTACCAAAAGCAATCTCCTGATCAACTGAGGACTCTGACGAAGATGATGGTGAAGATGATGCTGAGCTTTGTATCTGTTTTTTTCCCATTGTCGTCTGCGTCACAATCTTCACACCTGCCCAACAGagatttttgtcattaaaaacACTGAAAATTGGAATGGATGACTATCATTACTACACACAAACTGGttaaaaaatgtcttttttacATCAGAGAATTACTGCATTgtgtatattaattaataatgttCATTGAAAGCTAACATGTCATcatgaaaaaaagttaaacagGAAAGTCAAATGACTTTGTGATTCAATGCCGAGATAAGACCAGAATGCAATactgcattgtggtttcaatgatgctTGAAGAATAATCTTATGAATGTGACATACTGTAGACTATAGCCATGAACAGCTACAGTATAGGATGAACAGCTTCCCTTCTTGGGATatattgtttacaatgttttcctAATTTGACTATCTTGAATCTCAACTGACCTCTAGCAAAACAGTAGGCCACTTGTACTCAATGTTGAAAATAAATACTTAATTTACTAGACTATATACTAGGTTTCAAAACTTGATCCctggtgaacccaaatgaccttttaccaccaaaaacaataggatgATGACAGGCTGTTTTATCAGATGTAGGAAGTTAAGTATTCCCAACCCTTGCAATTTGTGTATACTAGTTACTTACTATTAACTAGATTATCTATTGAAAGGAATTTGTACAATCTTGAGTTAGGAACTTACTGAGCTATTATACAGTGGTCTAGCACACATTCACCACCATGAATAGCATTGTACCGATagctttaccccccccccccccatatcatgTCAGTGGTGAATCGCAACGCTGGTGAGTGCAAAATCTGTCTACATTGCAGCATATTGCACTACTCCTTGTGTAGTTACATCGATCGTCAACAAGGAACCCATTCCACACAGTTTCTACAATGAAGTACTGTACAGAGGTTACTGTAGTCAGGAGGTCCATTTTACTGTAGCAATGTCTTGTGCCATAGATAAATAGTGCTATTGCAATGTTGGGCACATTTTCTGTCAAGTCCTAATTATTAGTTATTTATGAGTTACAAATTTGCATTGTAAAGATCTGTTTGAGATACAGACATATAGGTCTATTGGTTTGCAAACTTTTGGCATATAATATTGATTTGTGTAAGGCCATTTAAAACATTGCAGGCAAATGGAAATTACAACTTACTGAGAAATTAACATTCTTTTACTTTAAAGAAAatctgtattggccctaaattatAGCAAGCTATATTAGCTAGTTTTCAAAAAGTGCTTTTCTGGTGGTCGAGCTACTCTCCAAATTGGTCTCAGACATTTTACATGAGCACACAAGATGACAAattgtcccagtgaggtaaattttcTCCAGGTGATAATGAAAACTGATAAAGAATTTgaaaatctggcatatttggggccaatacaacaTACCTCTAAATTAGAAAATGCAACTTACCAGTATTTCTCCAATTGCAGATCAGTTTCCTCACTTCTACTGCAGTCAGTATGTGGCTGATATCACTTTCCAACACAAATTGTAGATCTTCTGTAGACACAACACCAACCATCTGGGGGTCTATCAAAGTCTCAACCAGCTGAGCAAGTTTGACTGCCCCTATTTTGGGCAGCACAAACAGAATTGCATCTTCTATTTCAGACAGCTTGATGGTGTCACTGTCGCTACTACTAGGTGAATTTTCTGACTGCATCTTGTTTTTGTGTTATATCTAAAATGTTCAAGAAGTTTCTAAATAACTGGCGAAGCCCACTACTGTATGAAATGTATCTTGAATTAATGCACAATGTTTCattgcaaaattaaaaaaacacagCTAGTGTTGGGCACTATTTCAAACAATAATAAACTGCTTTCTACACATATCTTAATTTGTTGCTAGTTGCtaccatgtacagtatcttAACTTTGATGCCTTATTCTCTTGCACCAACTTTCAAATCAATGGAGACAAACTTACAGCACTTTTTTCTTATAGTTAGCCTACTATAtgtactgtcagtatgtgtCTTAAATCTGCAATGCTGGCTTATGTTTTAAAGTTACCATTGTAACACCATTAACCCTATACCCTAACAAAGGATAGTGGTCAAGAATGATTTTAAATGGTACACAGGTAACAACTGACTCATTTAAGGAGGTATCAATTTCATAAATCCCATAATCTGAGAGATAATGGTGGGAGTGGTTCCGTACAACAAAATAGACACATCCTTGAGAAAGAAGAACTAACAACAATGAGGCAAATTTAATAGTCCCATTATCACCTGCTAATAAAAGAAACATCCCTTTTTTGTACTTTGTGCCAAACATCAAAACTTCATCAGAAACTGAACAACCTTCTGTTTCCGCCATCTGGCTTTCAAATATTGCCTGTCTAATCTGCAATGAATACAGATCTACATGAAATGGCATTTCTTTCAAAAGTTGTATTTGCTCTGGAAACAACTGGCCATTAGAACAAAATGCTTGTAATAGCTGATGCTTCTGTGCCAAAGTGGAGGTGATATTTATGAAATTTTGACTATATCTTGCACATCGTTTAAAGAAAGAATGCTTACTTTCAAAACGCAATGTCCATAATCTTATCAATGGGCCAAACATGGTAATGAGCCAATGGTAGTGACTTAGGAAATGATGTTTAGGGCGtaaagaacaatttggaaacAAATCTGTTCGTTCTTCCAGATATTCTTCAACAAGAACTTTGAGATAAGCAATCTGAGATTCATGAAGACAGGGGCTAACAACAATTTCCACTATATCTTTTAACTTTATGCAAAGCTGCCATACAGCATCATCTGCATCCTTTACATTTTTGAAAGCAACTAGTGGAAAAAATCTGAGGAACCACCAATTTTGTACTGCCTGTCCTCCAATTTTCTTTCCCTTTGAAATAGCTTTTAACATGTTGGCAGCATCAGGACCATGAAATGGAAACTTATTTAGGTTTTCATTCAATAAGTCATAGGTGAACCACTTTTGTTTCACGAAGTAATCTATAAACAAGGCTAAATCATAATCTACGAGGCCTTCAAAGAGATCATGACCAAGGCACGGTGGCAATCCTGGTGCAGCTACATGAAAGTGTGACAAAGAATTAAACACAGAGTTGAACTTAACACCGTCTATGTGATCATTTTCACTTTCTTCTAGTAACTGGATGGTTCTCATGTGTGTTTCTTTAGTGCGATAAGGGCCTTCTATGTAATGTTTACCTTCACATATTTCGGATTTTGATAAACTACAGTAACGACAAAAATATTCTGCATTAAAACTTTCACAGAAGCCTCCAATGTAATGGGATCCTAGGTTATCACCAGTAATTGAAACAACAGTGCCTTTAAGTAACTCTCCTGTATCTAGTATTATGCCTGTTTCTTCTAAGCACTTCAGGTCTGTAAGAAGTTTTgaaaataccatttcctgtcCAGCTTGCTTAATTAACTTTTCCTTACAGAGAAGGACTAGTTGTATTGGGTCAATTATTGACCTACATCTGGGATCCAAGTTACCAATTGTATAATACACTGCCaatactttatgttttgttctgGATGATCCAAGAGGGTTTACAACTTCAAAACTATCCTGAAAAAGGATTATCTGTAAAGCAGTTGGGAATTTCTTGAAAAAGTCATTCTGCTGGAAAACATGTCCATTTTGGATATCAGAGTATAAACCATCTTCTCCTCTAAAATGGTAGGTGTGGTTGATATTTCTATTTACCGAGCtattttcacaaaaacattTTAAGCTTTCAAGTATTGGTACATAATGACAAAACTGCATTTTACCAGAGACACTTTCTACTAGTGGTATTGCCACAGGACTAATTACATTAAACTCCCGAGTAAAATACAACTTCCGAGTATACGAGGAACGCAAAACTCCAAGATCTGGAGATTGTATATTTGGTGTTAAAGGACTAGGAGCAAGAGAGCACCACAACATGGACATTTCATCAGAAATGATCTCTAGCACAAGTCTATTTATTTCCTCTTTGCTCAGTATGTTCAAAGCATCTAGCtttgttttcaaacatttttcgaAATTTTCACAGGTCATTTGATTCAACAGGTACAACTCTTCTACAATTTCTTGAATTGTCGACTCTGGTATAAGATTCTTTGACTGGAGTTTTAGCAGGAAAAGGGCTACAGATTTTGTAAATTCTGCAACAGGAGTTTTGGTATTGATATCCTCATCATCACTTACTATATCTGGTCCAGACATGCTTCCATTCATGACACTAGATAGTGAAGAAGTTTCTTCTTCAAGACATTGACTTTCATTtgcctgattgataacatattgtGCATCTACATTTTGAATATTGTAATTTCTATGATACCGTGATACATGTGAAGAAAATGAAGACTTAATGTGAAATTGTCTACCACAATCTTTAAATGGGCAATTGACTTTCAGACCACTATCAATATGCTGTCTTAGGTGAGCCATGAGCTCCTGAAAGTTGACACACTCACGCTGGCAAAAGTCTAATGTACACCGAAAACTAAAATCATTACACTGATATCTGTGTGAGAATGTTTCCATGTCACTATGTTGCCTAGATATGTGCGATGTAAGCCCTTTGTAAGAATGACAAACCTGACCACAGCCTTCAATATAACACGTAAACGAAACGTTTCTATCATGTCTGTGACTCCTAGAATGCTGAACATACTTTGTTATAGTTTCAAATCTAATATTGCACAACAAACAAACAGGTCTAGGCCTCTCACGTTTAGTAACAGACTGAATTTCTGCCATTTGTAATTTAGTCGATTCAACATGAGGATTTAATTACCAATTACCCTTGCTAGGCGGTTGGCCTGCATCACAAGGTTAAACAATAGTGTAGGTGAATGGGTATAGGCTGGGCTACTGCCCAAGTTTCTGAAATACATTGTAGTCCCTAGGTCACTTTTGCTATttattactactagtactaggcctcaCTTCGGTATCAAATTCAAACAATGAATTACACAACTTTACAAAGGTAGGCTAGGCTGCTAACCGAGGGTAAAACATATGAATTATCCCCTAACTGGTGTGATctattaatatttttgtatgCACTGTTATACGTTAACTTAGAAAGTGTTAATCTAACTTTTCTATGACCCTGCATGAGCCGTCCTAGTGTAACGTTAGACTAGGCCTAGCTTACTTCTGCACTGCCCTTGCTTACGTTAAAATGAGCCTGCCGGACGTGTGTTAGGCCAACGCTATAGGCTACACTGAATCGTTAGGCTAGGTAGGTTACTTAGGCTCATAGTCATACTAGCTACacctttgttatattttcccaatatatttttacataacacaaacaaaaaatccaaaaaatCTACCCACGAGAATTAATCAAATGTTGAAGTGAGCGCCACCAAAATATTattgaaaagaagaaagtgGTCGACGAAACGTCAgtcatacaaattacaatttacGAGGTATCCGAGTCAACGTCTTCACATATAACCACTGAGTGTATAGATCAGTGCATATAACCGACGCGACGATGGGCCGGGCGTGCAATGTGCGTTGATTATACCCAATGCCGATAACTTTCCACTAAACCACAGTTCATAGTAGAAACAtatcatataaaaaaatcatatatgATGAAACTTGCTCTGTTATATCGTATGAACATCTGcaacaattatttatattaaatattgttaGTAAAATTGTATGCTATATAATAGAATTGTTCATAATATCGAAAATAGTTATCTAAAGAtaatgtttaaaataaaaatgtagaaACATTATTACACATTTGCCGCCAGTTCTCAACCTCCACGTACAACGCAACAACGATGGCGCAATAATTTAAGACCAATCACTGATCGGTATATTTAGGACCAATCAGATCAGAGCTTACTTTTTAGAGCAGGTGAGATTTtagccaaaaaacatgggcggAGATACCGGCATTTTACAATTTGCCAGTGGAAACAAACACGTATAGTGCTAAGCTGGGCTCTACTGATGGTAAAAGTTTACCTCTGAATAGAAAACTTTGTTAAGTCTAGAAAAATGTGTCCAATTGTCGCACAAAATTGAACATTTGTGTACAAAAACCTCATTATTACGGCTCAATTTACTGGAAGCCTCTTGCAACTGCATGTACCAATTACGTttgtgggagggtggggggggggggggttcattcCACCTGTTCCTATCCAGTATCATAAAACCTATATGATTGGACTTTCTATTACTGTACCTATAGGAAAGTATCTACAGATAGCTGTACGTATTTCGTTTGCATCGGGGTTTTTTCGACTTCGCGGATCTCTTCAATATATAGGAGAATATTAAGATTTTTGTTACTTTGACTTATTTGTGAACAACTcatcattttaacaattttcagTGTCACTTTAGTGAATGCAATCGTGTACTTCATGAGTTTAGAAATATGCGTT is a genomic window containing:
- the LOC139976829 gene encoding uncharacterized protein isoform X1; protein product: MQSENSPSSSDSDTIKLSEIEDAILFVLPKIGAVKLAQLVETLIDPQMVGVVSTEDLQFVLESDISHILTAVEVRKLICNWRNTGVKIVTQTTMGKKQIQSSASSSPSSSSESSVDQEIAFGRNQTWDIPWHKMPQQLTESLTRKKRPTPRLRKEMIRIIIDHFHKGPSSLPRKKQLRMLAQKIVAEHPESFKDDVGSGYDSLLAQLVNRADNLSRLPGSHPFKRASQSNDSTPPKKRKTDSYGCISWQPDTFPAGETEKTQQQKMEELQTLHKSGQQGANIKELMNLTYTSQRNMINSKDCVLVELMEKWPYLFEEAYLLDHFSTLTGVNLKEKVEESAKKKIPTLYRFLEQQASTTQRLRQTLHSIKDVMESNGDSLPKIIGSLILLCRYFDDDTAAIFVKKPGSQASGELALPGTPCVVTAGEPWEATRFQIAVDGQFITTVNNPIDALCVWFCAFYVFNLEYPFNASATAEFIQRFIVGINPPEGRGKAAKGKSIHPIVLRISNKLKDFESEWSI
- the LOC139976829 gene encoding uncharacterized protein isoform X2; the encoded protein is MGKKQIQSSASSSPSSSSESSVDQEIAFGRNQTWDIPWHKMPQQLTESLTRKKRPTPRLRKEMIRIIIDHFHKGPSSLPRKKQLRMLAQKIVAEHPESFKDDVGSGYDSLLAQLVNRADNLSRLPGSHPFKRASQSNDSTPPKKRKTDSYGCISWQPDTFPAGETEKTQQQKMEELQTLHKSGQQGANIKELMNLTYTSQRNMINSKDCVLVELMEKWPYLFEEAYLLDHFSTLTGVNLKEKVEESAKKKIPTLYRFLEQQASTTQRLRQTLHSIKDVMESNGDSLPKIIGSLILLCRYFDDDTAAIFVKKPGSQASGELALPGTPCVVTAGEPWEATRFQIAVDGQFITTVNNPIDALCVWFCAFYVFNLEYPFNASATAEFIQRFIVGINPPEGRGKAAKGKSIHPIVLRISNKLKDFESEWSI